From a region of the Vagococcus coleopterorum genome:
- a CDS encoding YutD family protein: MTEDKTKSSTVEPLETEAVVEPVKEKPCRATLVSETNLLIDECAYRIVSNYREAFDVNLLGERYSDVLNRYEYIVGDMGFEQLRLRGFFSDDHQNMPAEQRISSLEDYLYEYCNFGCPYFVIERIGEHPVNESKGKHKRSQNRRSKPQRSNNNSAHVAEKRGKQTKTTQDKKITNRQKPVMKKKTDQKPAVKNNKPSSVEGAKKERGFTIRQKNS, translated from the coding sequence ATGACTGAAGATAAAACAAAAAGTTCAACAGTAGAGCCGTTAGAAACTGAAGCTGTTGTAGAGCCGGTGAAAGAAAAACCATGTCGTGCTACTTTAGTTTCTGAAACGAATTTATTGATTGATGAGTGTGCTTACCGCATCGTCAGCAATTATCGTGAAGCCTTTGATGTCAATTTGTTAGGTGAACGTTACAGCGATGTCTTGAATCGCTATGAATATATCGTAGGAGATATGGGGTTTGAACAATTACGTTTACGTGGTTTTTTCAGTGATGATCACCAAAATATGCCTGCGGAACAACGAATTAGTAGTTTAGAAGATTACTTGTATGAATACTGTAACTTTGGTTGTCCTTATTTTGTAATTGAACGTATCGGTGAGCATCCTGTAAATGAATCGAAAGGGAAGCATAAACGTTCCCAAAATCGTCGTTCTAAACCACAACGTAGCAATAACAATTCAGCTCATGTTGCTGAAAAACGTGGGAAACAAACTAAGACAACCCAAGATAAGAAAATTACTAATCGTCAAAAACCGGTAATGAAGAAAAAAACAGATCAAAAACCCGCTGTAAAAAACAATAAACCAAGTTCGGTGGAAGGTGCTAAAAAAGAACGAGGGTTTACCATTCGTCAAAAAAATAGTTAG
- a CDS encoding TIGR01457 family HAD-type hydrolase, whose amino-acid sequence MSYKGYLIDLDGTIYLGEELIPAGKRFVERLQKTETPYLFVTNNTTKTPEMVRQRLAEKFAIDVPVETIYTATLATVDYMNRLAKGKKVYVIGESGLQEGISEAGYQLTDEQPDYVVVGLDTAISYEKLTAATLAIRNGAHFIGTNPDKNIPTNRGLLPGAGSFLSLLETATGVTPVVIGKPNSSIMLSALEKIKLPASEVVMVGDNYETDIKAGIENDIDSLLVLTGFTSKEQVPSLPVAPTHVVTSLDEWVIADEK is encoded by the coding sequence ATGTCATACAAAGGATATTTAATTGATTTAGACGGTACGATTTATTTAGGTGAAGAACTGATTCCGGCAGGCAAACGTTTTGTTGAACGCTTGCAGAAGACAGAAACCCCTTATTTATTCGTCACAAACAATACAACTAAAACACCAGAGATGGTTCGCCAGCGCTTAGCCGAAAAATTCGCTATTGATGTTCCTGTCGAAACCATTTATACGGCGACCTTGGCGACAGTTGATTATATGAACCGCTTAGCTAAAGGTAAAAAAGTTTACGTTATTGGTGAATCAGGTTTGCAGGAAGGGATTTCTGAAGCTGGTTATCAGTTAACAGATGAACAACCAGATTATGTGGTAGTTGGCTTAGATACAGCTATTTCTTATGAGAAATTGACAGCGGCGACACTTGCGATCCGCAATGGTGCTCATTTTATTGGAACAAACCCTGACAAAAACATTCCAACAAACCGAGGTTTGTTACCAGGAGCAGGAAGCTTTTTATCATTGTTAGAAACAGCCACGGGTGTGACTCCGGTTGTCATCGGGAAACCTAATAGCAGTATTATGTTATCTGCTTTGGAAAAAATAAAATTACCCGCTAGTGAAGTTGTTATGGTTGGAGATAACTATGAGACGGATATCAAGGCTGGGATTGAAAATGATATTGATAGTTTGTTAGTTTTGACTGGTTTTACGAGTAAAGAACAAGTTCCGTCTTTACCAGTTGCACCGACCCACGTAGTGACAAGTTTAGATGAGTGGGTAATTGCAGATGAAAAATAG
- a CDS encoding MerR family transcriptional regulator produces MTLTIKELADLAGISNKTLRYYDQINLLKPSYYTEAGYRIYEQAEIDRLHKILLYKTFDMPLEKIAALLDQEDNQLELLKSHQSLLLAKQTQLINLIANIEQTIKTIEGESTMTNTEKFAAFKTSIDENEALYGEELRQSYGSDVINQSVHAMKNMTTEQYNTWLALETTLLAHLQKHAETAIPSPEAELLFNTHKEWLHMSWGSYDRKRHAGLAELYLINPEFTEYYDSRCGDGSTTVLVDIIRYYTSH; encoded by the coding sequence ATGACCTTAACGATTAAAGAATTAGCTGATTTAGCTGGCATCTCAAATAAAACATTACGTTATTATGACCAGATTAATCTATTAAAGCCAAGCTACTATACTGAAGCTGGTTACCGAATCTATGAACAAGCTGAAATCGATCGACTACATAAAATTTTATTATATAAAACTTTCGATATGCCTCTTGAAAAGATTGCTGCCCTCCTCGACCAAGAAGATAATCAGTTGGAACTTTTAAAAAGTCATCAATCCCTATTGTTGGCAAAACAAACCCAATTAATCAACTTGATTGCCAACATTGAACAAACAATTAAAACCATCGAAGGAGAGTCAACTATGACAAACACTGAAAAATTCGCAGCATTCAAAACTAGTATTGATGAAAATGAAGCTCTTTATGGAGAAGAATTACGCCAATCTTATGGGTCAGATGTCATCAACCAATCTGTTCACGCTATGAAAAACATGACAACAGAACAATATAACACTTGGTTAGCTTTAGAAACCACACTTTTAGCCCACCTGCAAAAGCATGCTGAAACTGCCATTCCATCACCTGAAGCTGAACTTTTATTTAACACTCACAAAGAATGGTTACATATGAGTTGGGGGTCTTATGACCGCAAACGTCATGCCGGATTAGCTGAACTCTATCTTATTAATCCTGAATTTACTGAATACTATGATTCTCGGTGTGGTGACGGATCGACAACCGTTTTAGTCGATATTATCCGTTATTACACGAGTCACTAA
- a CDS encoding tyrosine-protein phosphatase encodes MKTLVNFRDVGGLVTKDNRRVVMGKILRSGELVGLSEEARKTLLKDYQLKTIFDFRGADEVNSKPDDKLTGVEYHNIDIMKDCQGNSASFEDLMSGLSSAKEHMLAIYRDILVVDSGLNGYRVFLETIAKKDEPFIFHCFAGKDRTGIGAMLILEILGVDKKDIYEDYLATNEMRQDTNQKILTVLANEGMTPEQLEEAEVMLLVDSEYLDLAYEIMLAKHETVEAFIINQIGLSSEYLEMIRANYTEDTK; translated from the coding sequence ATGAAGACATTAGTGAATTTTAGAGATGTAGGTGGTTTGGTGACAAAAGATAACCGTAGAGTTGTAATGGGGAAAATTTTAAGAAGTGGGGAGCTAGTTGGTTTAAGTGAAGAAGCTCGTAAAACCCTTTTGAAGGATTACCAGTTAAAAACAATTTTCGATTTCCGAGGGGCGGATGAAGTAAACTCTAAACCTGATGATAAATTAACAGGCGTTGAATATCACAATATTGATATTATGAAAGATTGCCAAGGGAATTCAGCAAGCTTTGAAGATTTGATGTCAGGGTTGTCGTCAGCTAAAGAACACATGTTGGCGATTTATCGGGATATCTTAGTCGTTGATTCGGGATTGAATGGTTATCGTGTATTTTTAGAAACCATTGCTAAGAAAGATGAGCCTTTTATTTTCCATTGCTTTGCCGGAAAGGATCGTACGGGAATTGGTGCGATGTTAATTTTAGAAATACTGGGTGTCGATAAAAAAGATATTTATGAGGATTATTTGGCAACTAATGAGATGCGCCAAGACACGAACCAAAAAATCTTAACTGTCTTAGCTAATGAAGGTATGACGCCAGAGCAACTTGAAGAAGCTGAAGTGATGTTGTTAGTTGATTCGGAGTATTTGGATTTAGCTTATGAAATTATGCTAGCTAAACATGAAACGGTTGAAGCGTTTATCATTAATCAAATTGGTCTATCGTCTGAATATTTAGAAATGATTCGAGCTAATTACACAGAAGATACTAAATAA
- a CDS encoding NCS2 family permease, which yields MTSFFKLKENNTTVKTEVLGGLTTFFTMAYIIVVNPAILSSAGVPTAQVFIATILSTILASTWMALSANYPIAIAPGLGLNAYFVSVVAGGVDYKVAFSSVFVAGIIFFLLSLTSFREELIRAIPESLKSAITAGIGLFIAFVGLKLSHIIVADPANLVALGDLKDPQVLLALFGILLTVAFILLKVPGAIFLSMVVIAIIAALMGDLQFSGIISLPDFSNGLMITNPITPFKDVVANGLYGAVLSFLLITIFDTTGTVIAVAKKAKLMKNGELPGAKGALFADAIGTVAGAIFGTSPTSAYIESGTGVAAGARTGLSTLTVSFMFLLSGLFYPVVSVLTTVPAITTPALVIVGSMMIGEASEINWDDFAEAFPAFLVIITMPLTGSIATGLALGFITYPITHLLTKKGREVHPLIYVFAFLFFIQLFVLGGH from the coding sequence ATGACATCTTTTTTCAAACTGAAGGAAAACAACACAACGGTTAAGACCGAGGTACTTGGGGGACTGACCACCTTTTTCACCATGGCTTATATCATCGTTGTAAATCCTGCAATTCTAAGTTCCGCAGGTGTGCCAACCGCTCAAGTTTTTATCGCAACTATTTTATCAACAATTCTTGCTTCAACTTGGATGGCGCTATCTGCTAATTACCCGATAGCTATTGCACCAGGTTTGGGATTAAATGCTTATTTTGTTTCTGTTGTAGCAGGTGGCGTTGATTATAAGGTTGCCTTTTCTTCTGTATTTGTCGCTGGTATCATTTTCTTTCTATTATCATTAACTTCTTTTCGTGAAGAATTAATTCGAGCTATTCCAGAATCACTAAAGTCAGCTATCACTGCAGGAATCGGTTTGTTCATCGCCTTTGTCGGTTTAAAACTTTCCCATATCATTGTTGCTGACCCAGCCAACTTAGTCGCTCTTGGTGATTTAAAAGATCCGCAAGTTCTGCTAGCCTTATTCGGGATTTTATTAACCGTCGCTTTCATTTTATTAAAAGTCCCCGGCGCTATCTTCCTAAGCATGGTAGTTATCGCAATCATTGCAGCTTTAATGGGCGACTTACAGTTTTCAGGTATTATTAGTCTGCCTGATTTCAGTAATGGTTTAATGATTACGAATCCTATCACTCCATTTAAAGATGTCGTAGCAAACGGTTTATACGGGGCCGTCCTCTCTTTCTTATTAATCACTATCTTCGATACAACAGGGACTGTCATCGCAGTAGCTAAAAAAGCTAAGTTAATGAAAAACGGAGAACTCCCTGGAGCAAAAGGTGCATTATTCGCTGACGCTATCGGAACAGTAGCTGGAGCTATTTTCGGAACAAGTCCAACCAGTGCTTATATTGAATCAGGGACCGGTGTTGCCGCTGGTGCCAGAACTGGTTTATCAACTCTAACCGTTTCATTTATGTTCTTATTGTCTGGATTATTCTATCCAGTCGTTAGCGTTTTAACAACTGTTCCCGCCATCACAACACCAGCATTAGTCATTGTCGGTAGCATGATGATTGGTGAAGCATCTGAAATTAATTGGGATGATTTTGCTGAAGCATTCCCAGCTTTCTTAGTTATCATTACAATGCCCTTAACTGGTAGTATTGCAACTGGTTTAGCTTTAGGTTTCATTACTTATCCCATCACTCACTTACTGACTAAAAAAGGACGTGAGGTTCATCCCTTAATTTATGTTTTCGCCTTTCTATTCTTTATCCAACTATTCGTTTTAGGTGGACACTAA
- a CDS encoding TIGR01906 family membrane protein: MKNRSWFWLGMVSLFLMIVTLVITITINAYPLYVLEIKQLDLAESLGLTSKQLLLNYREMMGYLNFPWRNQFKLTDFPHSVSGAFHFYEVKRLFMLNYGVLLITITPTVLFLRKLWREGQFWRLVRPFQIAALIPFAFGLVMLMSFDWFFVTFHSIFFNNDAWLFNPLTDPIINALPESYFMHCFVLGFLLFELLLLLGIYFGKYQLLNKNKKEL; encoded by the coding sequence ATGAAAAATAGAAGTTGGTTTTGGCTTGGGATGGTGTCGTTATTCTTAATGATTGTAACGCTAGTTATAACCATAACGATTAATGCTTATCCTTTATATGTTCTTGAAATAAAACAGTTGGATTTAGCAGAGTCATTAGGACTGACTTCAAAACAATTATTACTAAATTACCGTGAGATGATGGGCTACTTGAATTTTCCGTGGCGCAATCAATTTAAACTAACTGACTTTCCTCATTCGGTATCAGGCGCCTTTCATTTTTATGAAGTGAAACGGTTGTTTATGCTTAATTATGGTGTGCTATTAATCACGATTACGCCAACTGTTTTATTTTTAAGAAAGTTGTGGCGTGAAGGTCAATTTTGGAGATTGGTTCGACCTTTCCAAATAGCCGCTTTGATACCGTTTGCTTTTGGTTTGGTTATGTTGATGTCATTTGATTGGTTTTTCGTGACATTCCATAGTATCTTTTTTAATAATGATGCGTGGTTGTTTAACCCTCTAACTGATCCAATTATTAATGCCTTGCCTGAAAGTTATTTCATGCATTGTTTCGTTTTAGGCTTTCTTTTATTTGAATTACTTTTATTGTTAGGTATTTATTTTGGGAAATATCAATTGCTTAATAAAAATAAAAAAGAACTCTAG
- a CDS encoding sulfite exporter TauE/SafE family protein — translation MVYAIYFLIIIFANTIGAISGVGGGVIIKPLFETFGFHSLENILFFSCVAVFTMAIASTFKQVRNGFSIDYVRAGAISVGSVIGGTFGNKLVTFLLDYFGSQTQLQILQIVLTVSSFIIVFFYSLRNAKTLDLTGPIVYLLVGIFLGGFSTLLGIGGGPINVSLLIFCFGLKMKEATIYSIITILFSQLAKLVEIATSTGFGDFDLSVLWVIVPAAILGGYIGGMLSCKFCEKRVGQIFTGVVLLVIFINLYNAWQILG, via the coding sequence TTGGTTTATGCAATTTATTTTCTGATTATTATTTTTGCCAATACAATTGGTGCGATTTCGGGTGTCGGTGGAGGAGTTATTATTAAGCCTCTTTTTGAAACATTTGGGTTTCATAGTTTAGAGAACATTTTATTCTTTTCATGTGTGGCAGTCTTTACGATGGCGATTGCCTCGACATTTAAACAAGTTCGTAATGGCTTTTCGATAGACTATGTTCGTGCCGGAGCGATTTCTGTGGGCTCGGTTATTGGTGGAACATTTGGAAATAAATTAGTAACATTTTTATTAGATTATTTCGGTTCCCAAACACAATTACAGATTCTGCAAATCGTGTTAACGGTTAGTTCGTTTATCATTGTTTTCTTCTACTCGTTGAGAAATGCTAAAACTTTAGACTTAACAGGACCGATTGTTTATTTATTGGTTGGAATTTTCTTAGGTGGTTTTTCTACGTTACTAGGAATTGGTGGGGGACCAATTAATGTCTCGTTGCTAATTTTTTGTTTTGGATTAAAAATGAAAGAAGCAACTATTTATTCAATTATAACGATCTTGTTTTCGCAATTGGCTAAACTAGTTGAAATTGCCACAAGTACTGGTTTTGGTGATTTTGATTTAAGTGTCTTATGGGTTATCGTCCCCGCAGCCATTTTAGGTGGCTATATCGGTGGTATGTTGAGTTGTAAATTCTGTGAGAAACGTGTTGGTCAAATTTTTACAGGTGTCGTGCTATTAGTTATTTTTATTAATCTATATAATGCTTGGCAAATTTTAGGATAG
- a CDS encoding CvfD/Ygs/GSP13 family RNA-binding post-transcriptional regulator produces MEYRIGMEIDGVVTGVQPYGAFVSLEGEQQGLVHISEVKHGFIKNISDVLAVGDKVRVKVIDIDEYSKKISLSMRALETEGAGPAFKYKKYFTDRNKNIGFKSLADVLPEWIEENLEQLDQRGK; encoded by the coding sequence TTGGAATATAGAATAGGTATGGAAATAGATGGCGTTGTCACAGGAGTTCAGCCGTATGGGGCTTTTGTATCGTTAGAGGGAGAACAACAAGGTTTAGTGCATATTTCCGAAGTGAAGCATGGTTTTATAAAAAATATTTCTGATGTGTTAGCAGTTGGTGACAAAGTCCGTGTCAAAGTCATTGATATTGATGAGTACTCAAAAAAAATCAGTTTATCAATGAGAGCTTTAGAAACTGAAGGAGCGGGTCCGGCATTTAAATATAAAAAATATTTTACGGATCGAAATAAGAATATTGGGTTTAAAAGTTTAGCAGATGTTTTACCTGAGTGGATTGAAGAAAATTTAGAGCAACTGGATCAAAGAGGGAAATAG
- a CDS encoding MgtC/SapB family protein — MTLLEISQRLLLAIIISGAVGFDREFKNRPAGMRTHILVCVGAAVIALVQTQLSVNALQMVAESPELAAVVKSDQTRLIAQVVSGIGFLGAGTIIVTQRSVMGLTTAASLWAVACLGIAAGMGLYTIAISGFVVIQVVLSLLNKVLVAVPTLKKLQIKYQHRLETKEFVMDYFEEKGVQVKGVDFDVEIHADEKVYTNIYTVELPRGFNHSELIEDISLNKNVLQIRLIDA, encoded by the coding sequence ATGACATTGTTAGAAATTTCTCAACGATTATTACTTGCGATTATTATTTCGGGAGCAGTTGGTTTTGATCGTGAATTTAAAAATCGACCAGCAGGAATGAGAACTCATATTTTAGTTTGTGTCGGAGCTGCCGTTATCGCTTTAGTTCAAACGCAATTATCTGTCAATGCCTTGCAGATGGTAGCGGAAAGTCCGGAGCTGGCCGCAGTCGTTAAAAGTGATCAGACGCGTTTAATCGCGCAGGTTGTTAGTGGTATTGGATTTTTGGGAGCGGGAACAATCATTGTGACTCAGCGTTCGGTCATGGGATTAACAACAGCTGCTTCGTTATGGGCGGTCGCTTGCTTAGGGATTGCAGCGGGTATGGGTTTATATACGATTGCGATTTCCGGGTTCGTTGTCATCCAAGTGGTACTATCGTTGCTGAATAAGGTGCTTGTTGCGGTACCTACTTTAAAGAAATTACAAATTAAGTACCAACACCGTTTGGAAACGAAAGAATTTGTGATGGATTACTTTGAAGAAAAAGGTGTCCAAGTTAAAGGTGTCGATTTTGATGTTGAAATTCATGCAGACGAAAAAGTTTATACGAATATTTACACAGTTGAATTACCGAGAGGGTTTAATCATTCCGAACTGATTGAAGATATTTCGTTAAATAAAAATGTTTTACAAATTAGATTAATTGATGCATAA
- a CDS encoding peptidylprolyl isomerase, with protein MTYPQLDLANAKGTVVTMKTNRGDITFKLFDEIAPKTVANFVGLAKQGYYDGVIFHRVIPDFMVQGGDPTGTGMGGESIYGASFEDEFSANAFNLRGALSMANAGPNTNGSQFFIVQNKNVPANMLGQLKDAGFPDEIITEYGKGGTPWLDSRHTVFGHVMEGMDVVDDMAAVQRGPQDKPLYDIVIESVVVSE; from the coding sequence ATGACATATCCACAACTTGATTTAGCAAATGCAAAAGGAACAGTTGTCACAATGAAAACAAACCGTGGTGACATCACATTCAAACTATTTGATGAGATTGCACCTAAAACAGTGGCTAACTTTGTTGGTTTAGCAAAACAAGGGTATTACGATGGCGTTATTTTCCACCGTGTTATCCCTGATTTTATGGTTCAAGGCGGCGACCCAACTGGAACTGGGATGGGTGGCGAAAGTATTTATGGAGCAAGTTTTGAAGATGAGTTTTCAGCGAATGCTTTCAACTTGCGTGGTGCTTTATCGATGGCTAATGCTGGCCCTAACACAAACGGTAGCCAATTCTTTATCGTTCAAAATAAAAATGTTCCAGCGAATATGCTTGGGCAATTAAAAGACGCAGGATTCCCTGATGAAATTATCACTGAATATGGAAAAGGTGGAACACCTTGGTTAGATTCTCGCCATACAGTGTTTGGTCATGTGATGGAAGGTATGGATGTTGTTGATGATATGGCAGCAGTTCAACGTGGCCCACAAGATAAACCACTCTATGATATCGTTATTGAATCTGTAGTAGTTTCAGAATAA
- a CDS encoding NAD(P)/FAD-dependent oxidoreductase: protein MVTNKDIYDLTIIGGGPAGLFAGFYAGMRQAKTKIIESLPQLGGQLTLLYPEKKIYDIPGFPNIPAADLIENLSTQMAPFNHDICLNEEVLEINKLEDGSIHLKTNLGDHYSKAVIITAGNGAFQPRKLQVPYEEKLEGQSLHYFVTNTDIFTNKDVVICGGGDSAVDWALTLEPIANSVSLLHRRDAFRAHEHSLALLEKSSVEKLTPYVIKEIDSSGPSINNLTIVNPKTAEDITLTPDHLLVTYGFMANYGELSNWGLELDGHAIKVNSDMSTNIPGIYAAGDICTYPGKVKLIATGFGEAPTAVNNALHFISPETRTQPAHSTAVFND from the coding sequence ATTGTGACTAACAAAGACATCTACGATTTAACAATTATCGGTGGCGGTCCTGCTGGTTTATTTGCTGGTTTTTACGCCGGTATGCGTCAAGCAAAAACAAAAATCATTGAGAGTTTGCCTCAACTAGGGGGACAACTGACTCTTTTATATCCTGAAAAGAAAATATACGATATTCCTGGTTTTCCTAATATCCCTGCTGCTGATTTAATCGAGAATCTCTCGACTCAAATGGCACCTTTCAATCACGATATTTGTTTGAACGAAGAAGTTCTAGAAATAAATAAACTGGAAGATGGTAGTATTCACTTGAAAACAAATCTAGGTGATCACTATTCTAAAGCAGTTATTATCACGGCAGGAAACGGTGCCTTCCAACCAAGAAAACTACAAGTCCCTTACGAAGAAAAACTAGAAGGACAATCGCTTCATTATTTTGTTACTAACACTGATATTTTCACTAATAAAGATGTCGTGATTTGTGGCGGTGGCGACTCAGCTGTCGATTGGGCACTAACGCTAGAACCCATCGCGAACTCTGTTTCTTTATTACACCGCCGCGACGCATTCCGCGCTCACGAACACAGCTTGGCTTTATTAGAAAAATCTTCTGTGGAAAAATTAACGCCATATGTCATTAAAGAAATTGATTCATCAGGTCCTTCAATTAACAATCTGACTATCGTTAACCCAAAGACAGCGGAAGATATCACCTTAACACCTGACCACCTATTGGTTACTTACGGCTTCATGGCTAATTATGGGGAGCTATCAAATTGGGGATTAGAACTTGATGGACACGCTATTAAAGTTAATAGTGATATGTCAACAAACATTCCCGGTATTTACGCTGCTGGAGATATTTGTACCTATCCCGGAAAAGTAAAACTGATCGCAACTGGGTTCGGCGAAGCTCCCACTGCTGTGAACAACGCACTGCATTTTATTTCACCAGAGACTCGCACGCAACCGGCACATAGTACTGCCGTCTTTAATGATTAG
- the queG gene encoding tRNA epoxyqueuosine(34) reductase QueG: MYSQLKEDIITASQTIGIDKIGFASAAPFTHLKTSLEEQKAAGHTSGFEHPNIEERINPDMIFDQPQSIISIALAYPTRLTKKAESIPGERRGSFARASWGIDYHDILKERLGNLISFIQERCEDDETITFKPMVDTGELIDVAVAQRAGLGFIGKNGLLITEEFGSYVYLGEIITNIPFEPDTPIKSKCGDCTRCIDLCPTDALLGDGRMNAKRCLSYQTQTKDMMPLEYRDKIRTVIYGCDICQQVCPYNKGKDFHIHPEMEPDPESVTPLLTPMLTMSNKEFKSQFGALAGSWRGKKPLQRNAIIALANAKQTSAIPKLLEVIENDVRPVIRATAIWAVADLIPTNNPEILHYFKELQTNEKDTDMQNELQHAIQTIEAK; this comes from the coding sequence TTGTACAGTCAATTAAAAGAAGATATCATCACCGCTAGTCAGACTATCGGTATCGATAAAATTGGTTTCGCATCCGCTGCTCCCTTCACACATTTGAAAACCAGTTTAGAAGAACAAAAGGCCGCTGGCCATACATCCGGTTTTGAGCACCCCAACATCGAGGAACGAATTAACCCTGACATGATTTTTGACCAGCCACAATCAATTATTTCCATCGCACTGGCGTATCCGACACGTTTAACAAAAAAAGCCGAATCAATCCCTGGCGAACGCCGCGGAAGCTTCGCGCGAGCATCTTGGGGAATCGACTATCACGATATCTTAAAAGAGCGACTAGGAAACTTAATCAGCTTCATCCAAGAGCGTTGCGAAGATGACGAAACCATTACTTTTAAACCAATGGTCGATACTGGGGAGCTGATTGATGTTGCCGTTGCCCAACGTGCTGGCTTAGGGTTTATTGGTAAAAACGGCCTATTGATTACGGAAGAGTTTGGTTCTTATGTCTATTTAGGTGAAATCATCACGAACATTCCTTTTGAACCTGATACGCCAATCAAATCTAAATGCGGTGACTGCACACGATGTATTGACCTTTGCCCAACCGATGCCCTACTTGGCGATGGACGGATGAACGCGAAACGCTGTTTATCATACCAAACCCAAACGAAAGATATGATGCCTTTAGAATACCGTGATAAAATTCGGACGGTGATTTACGGCTGCGATATTTGTCAACAAGTCTGTCCTTATAACAAAGGGAAAGATTTTCACATTCATCCAGAAATGGAACCTGACCCAGAAAGCGTCACACCACTATTAACACCTATGTTAACCATGTCTAACAAAGAATTTAAAAGTCAATTTGGAGCATTAGCTGGCTCCTGGCGTGGTAAGAAACCACTTCAGCGAAATGCAATCATCGCTCTGGCAAACGCCAAACAAACTTCAGCTATTCCAAAATTATTAGAAGTCATTGAAAATGATGTTCGACCTGTTATTCGAGCCACAGCTATTTGGGCTGTAGCTGATTTAATTCCTACTAATAACCCAGAAATACTTCATTACTTTAAAGAACTCCAAACTAATGAAAAAGATACAGATATGCAAAATGAACTACAACATGCTATTCAGACAATCGAAGCCAAATAA